In Prescottella soli, a genomic segment contains:
- a CDS encoding adenylate kinase, translating into MRLVLLGPPGAGKGTQAAILSEKLGVPHISTGDLFRANIGQSTPLGLEAKKYLDAGDLVPSEITNNMVKARVAEPDAANGFLLDGFPRTVDQAKALEDILEGLGAKLDGVLAFDVDDDVVVERMLARGRADDTEDVIRNRMRVYREETAPLLDYYAGQIVTVDAVGAVEEVNARALSALGK; encoded by the coding sequence GTGAGACTTGTCCTCCTTGGTCCTCCCGGTGCCGGTAAGGGCACCCAGGCCGCGATCCTGTCCGAGAAGCTGGGCGTTCCCCACATCTCCACCGGAGATCTGTTCCGCGCGAACATCGGGCAGTCGACCCCGCTCGGACTCGAGGCCAAGAAGTACCTCGACGCGGGCGACCTGGTCCCCAGCGAGATCACGAACAACATGGTGAAGGCGCGCGTGGCCGAGCCGGATGCGGCCAACGGCTTCCTGCTCGACGGCTTCCCGCGCACGGTCGACCAGGCGAAGGCGCTGGAGGACATCCTCGAGGGCCTGGGCGCCAAGCTCGACGGTGTGCTCGCGTTCGATGTCGACGATGACGTCGTCGTCGAGCGGATGCTCGCCCGTGGTCGCGCCGACGACACCGAGGATGTGATCCGTAACCGCATGCGCGTCTACCGCGAGGAGACGGCGCCGCTGCTCGACTACTACGCCGGCCAGATCGTCACCGTCGACGCCGTCGGTGCCGTCGAAGAGGTCAACGCCCGCGCTCTGTCCGCGCTGGGGAAGTAA
- the rpsM gene encoding 30S ribosomal protein S13 yields MARLAGVDLPREKRMEIALTYIYGIGRTTSKEILTATGVNPDLRSKDLSDEDLAKLREYIEESVKVEGDLRREVQADIRRKIEIGCYQGLRHRRGLPVRGQRTKTNARTRKGPKRTVAGKKK; encoded by the coding sequence ATGGCACGTCTCGCAGGTGTTGATCTTCCTCGCGAAAAGCGCATGGAGATCGCACTGACCTACATCTACGGCATCGGCCGTACCACCTCCAAGGAGATCCTGACTGCCACGGGTGTCAACCCGGACCTGCGCAGCAAGGACCTGTCCGACGAGGACCTCGCCAAGCTCCGCGAGTACATCGAGGAGTCGGTGAAGGTCGAGGGTGACCTGCGCCGCGAGGTGCAGGCGGACATCCGCCGCAAGATCGAGATCGGCTGCTACCAGGGCCTGCGCCACCGCCGTGGTCTGCCCGTGCGTGGACAGCGCACCAAGACCAACGCTCGCACCCGTAAGGGTCCGAAGCGCACCGTCGCAGGAAAGAAGAAGTAA
- the secY gene encoding preprotein translocase subunit SecY — translation MLSAFVSALRTPDLRRKILFTLGLVALYRLGATLPSPGVDYGNVRACIDQVSGGESAGIYSLINLFSGGALLQLSVFAIGIMPYITASIIIQLLTVVIPKFEDLRKEGQSGQAKMTQYTRYLSIALAVLQSTGIVALASRGQLLQGCTEPILADDSVFGLIIIVLVMTAGSCLVMWFGELITERGVGNGMSLLIFAGIASRIPSEGKAILDSRGGLVFALVCVAALAIIAGVVFVEQGQRRIPVQYAKRMVGRKMYGGSSTYLPLKVNQAGVIPVIFASSLLYLPNLIVQLTGANTNPNPSWWQKWINEYLVNPANPVYILIYFGMIVFFTYFYVAITFNPEERADEMKKFGGFIPGIRPGRPTADYLNYVLSRITLPGAIYLGTIAVLPNLFLGIGSSGGATNLPFGGTAVLIMVSVGLDTVKQIESQLMQRNYEGFLK, via the coding sequence TTGCTTTCCGCCTTTGTCTCGGCCCTCAGGACGCCTGACCTGAGGCGGAAGATCCTCTTCACGCTGGGTCTGGTCGCTCTGTACAGGCTGGGCGCGACGTTGCCGTCGCCCGGTGTCGACTACGGCAACGTCCGTGCGTGTATCGATCAGGTGTCCGGTGGCGAATCCGCCGGCATCTACTCGCTGATCAACCTGTTCTCCGGCGGTGCGCTGTTGCAGCTGTCGGTGTTCGCGATCGGCATCATGCCGTACATCACGGCGAGCATCATCATCCAGTTGCTGACCGTCGTCATCCCGAAGTTCGAGGACCTCCGCAAGGAGGGGCAGTCGGGCCAGGCGAAGATGACGCAGTACACGCGCTATCTGTCGATCGCGCTGGCGGTCCTGCAGTCGACGGGCATCGTCGCTCTCGCGTCGCGTGGGCAGCTGCTGCAGGGCTGTACGGAGCCGATTCTCGCCGACGACAGCGTCTTCGGCCTGATCATCATCGTGCTGGTCATGACGGCCGGTTCGTGCCTCGTGATGTGGTTCGGCGAGCTGATCACCGAGCGCGGTGTCGGCAACGGCATGTCGCTGCTGATCTTCGCGGGCATCGCCTCGCGCATCCCGTCCGAGGGCAAGGCGATCCTCGACAGCCGCGGCGGTCTGGTCTTCGCGCTCGTGTGTGTCGCGGCGCTCGCGATCATCGCCGGCGTCGTCTTCGTCGAGCAGGGCCAGCGCCGCATCCCGGTGCAGTACGCCAAGCGGATGGTCGGCCGGAAGATGTACGGCGGCTCGTCCACGTACCTGCCGCTCAAGGTCAACCAGGCCGGCGTCATCCCGGTGATCTTCGCGTCGTCGCTGCTCTACCTGCCGAACCTCATCGTCCAGCTCACCGGGGCCAACACCAACCCCAATCCGAGCTGGTGGCAGAAGTGGATCAACGAGTACCTCGTGAACCCGGCGAACCCGGTCTACATCCTGATCTACTTCGGCATGATCGTCTTCTTCACCTACTTCTACGTCGCGATCACCTTCAATCCGGAGGAGCGCGCCGACGAGATGAAGAAGTTCGGCGGCTTCATCCCGGGCATTCGTCCCGGACGGCCGACCGCCGATTACCTGAACTACGTGCTGAGCCGTATCACTCTGCCGGGCGCGATCTACCTCGGCACCATCGCGGTGCTGCCGAATCTCTTCCTCGGGATCGGTAGCTCGGGTGGCGCGACCAACCTGCCGTTCGGCGGCACCGCGGTGCTGATTATGGTCAGTGTGGGCCTCGATACGGTTAAGCAGATCGAGAGCCAGCTCATGCAGCGAAACTATGAAGGGTTCCTCAAGTGA
- the infA gene encoding translation initiation factor IF-1, with protein sequence MAKKDGAIEVEGRVVEPLPNAMFRIELENGHKVLAHISGKMRQHYIRILPEDRVVVELSPYDLSRGRIVYRYK encoded by the coding sequence ATGGCTAAGAAGGACGGGGCCATCGAGGTCGAGGGACGAGTTGTCGAGCCGCTGCCCAATGCGATGTTTCGCATTGAGCTGGAGAACGGCCACAAGGTCCTCGCACACATCAGCGGCAAGATGCGTCAGCACTACATTCGCATTCTTCCCGAGGACCGCGTCGTCGTGGAGCTGTCGCCCTACGACCTGTCGCGTGGGCGCATCGTTTACCGCTACAAGTAA
- the dtd gene encoding D-aminoacyl-tRNA deacylase: MRALVQRVTSAAVSVDGEEVARISPPAGGQGLLVLLGVGHDDDPIAAANLARRVWRLRILDDEKSASDVDAPILVVSQFTLMADTRKSRRPSWSPAAPRSVAEPLVDAFGAALRDQGATVEVGKFGEHMQVSLINDGPVTVLLDS; the protein is encoded by the coding sequence ATGCGTGCACTCGTCCAGCGGGTCACTTCGGCCGCCGTCTCTGTCGACGGCGAGGAGGTCGCCCGGATCTCGCCACCCGCCGGCGGGCAGGGACTGCTCGTGCTCCTCGGCGTCGGGCACGACGACGACCCGATCGCCGCGGCGAACCTCGCCCGCCGCGTGTGGCGCCTGCGGATCCTCGACGACGAGAAGTCCGCATCGGACGTCGACGCCCCGATCCTCGTCGTCAGCCAGTTCACCCTCATGGCCGACACCCGCAAGAGTCGACGCCCGTCGTGGTCCCCGGCCGCGCCGCGCTCTGTCGCCGAACCGCTCGTCGACGCGTTCGGCGCCGCGCTACGGGACCAGGGCGCCACCGTCGAGGTCGGCAAGTTCGGCGAGCACATGCAGGTGAGCCTGATCAACGACGGCCCGGTCACCGTGCTGCTCGACAGCTGA
- the map gene encoding type I methionyl aminopeptidase, giving the protein MAFGRKRKVVPFRTAGELDAMAAAGAIVGAALVAVRDAAKPGVSTLELDQVAEAVIRDAGAVPSFLGYHGFTGSICSSVNDRVVHGIPSADELLAEGDLVSIDCGAILDGWHGDSAWTFGVGELSEADAQLSEATRLSMEAGIVAMVEGNRLTDVSHAIELGTRAAESAHGRQYGIVDGYGGHAIGREMHMDPFLPNEGAPGKGPHLVIGSVLAIEPMLTLGTYETEVLEDEWTVVTTDGSRAAHWEHTVAVTEDGPRILTLRPGDN; this is encoded by the coding sequence ATGGCGTTCGGCCGCAAGCGCAAGGTCGTTCCGTTCCGCACGGCGGGTGAGCTCGACGCCATGGCGGCGGCGGGTGCGATCGTCGGGGCCGCCCTCGTGGCGGTGCGAGACGCGGCCAAGCCCGGGGTCAGCACACTGGAACTGGACCAGGTCGCCGAAGCGGTCATCCGCGACGCCGGCGCGGTGCCGTCGTTCCTCGGCTACCACGGGTTCACCGGATCCATCTGTTCGTCGGTCAACGACCGCGTCGTGCACGGCATCCCGTCCGCGGACGAACTCCTCGCCGAGGGCGATCTGGTGTCGATCGACTGCGGGGCGATCCTCGACGGGTGGCACGGCGACTCGGCGTGGACGTTCGGCGTCGGTGAACTCAGCGAGGCCGACGCCCAGTTGAGCGAGGCGACGCGCCTGTCGATGGAGGCCGGCATCGTCGCGATGGTGGAGGGCAACCGGCTGACGGACGTCTCGCACGCGATCGAGCTCGGGACGCGGGCCGCCGAGTCTGCGCACGGTCGTCAGTACGGGATCGTCGACGGCTACGGCGGTCACGCGATCGGGCGTGAGATGCACATGGATCCGTTCCTGCCGAACGAGGGCGCTCCCGGTAAGGGGCCGCACCTGGTGATCGGGTCGGTCCTGGCGATCGAGCCGATGCTCACGCTCGGCACGTACGAGACCGAGGTCCTCGAGGACGAGTGGACGGTGGTGACCACCGACGGCAGTCGTGCCGCGCACTGGGAGCACACGGTCGCCGTCACCGAGGACGGTCCCCGGATCCTCACGTTGCGCCCCGGCGACAACTGA
- the rpsK gene encoding 30S ribosomal protein S11, whose amino-acid sequence MPPKSRSTGPKKTQKARRRDKKNVPHGAAHIKSTFNNTIVSITDPAGNVISWASSGHVGFKGSRKSTPFAAQLAAENAARKAQEHGVKKVDVFVKGPGSGRETAIRSLQAAGLEVGTISDVTPQPHNGCRPPKRRRV is encoded by the coding sequence ATGCCTCCCAAGTCACGTAGCACCGGTCCGAAGAAGACCCAGAAGGCGCGTCGCAGGGACAAGAAGAACGTCCCGCACGGTGCCGCTCACATCAAGAGCACCTTCAACAACACGATCGTGTCGATCACCGACCCGGCCGGCAACGTCATCTCCTGGGCGTCGTCGGGCCACGTGGGCTTCAAGGGCTCGCGTAAGTCGACGCCGTTCGCTGCTCAGCTCGCTGCTGAGAACGCTGCCCGCAAGGCGCAGGAGCACGGCGTCAAGAAGGTCGACGTCTTCGTGAAGGGCCCGGGCTCGGGCCGCGAGACCGCGATCCGCTCGCTGCAGGCTGCCGGCCTCGAGGTCGGCACCATCTCCGATGTCACCCCCCAGCCGCACAACGGCTGCCGTCCGCCCAAGCGGCGTCGGGTTTAA
- the rpmJ gene encoding 50S ribosomal protein L36, translated as MKVQPSVKKICEKCKVIRRNGRVMVICENLRHKQRQG; from the coding sequence GTGAAGGTTCAGCCTAGCGTCAAGAAGATCTGCGAGAAGTGCAAGGTGATTCGCCGTAACGGGCGCGTCATGGTGATCTGCGAGAACCTGCGCCACAAGCAGCGTCAGGGCTAG
- the rpsD gene encoding 30S ribosomal protein S4, producing the protein MARYTGPITRKSRRLRVDLVGGDQAFERRPYPPGQHGRARIKESEYLLQLQEKQKARFTYGVMEKQFRRYYQEAVNRPGKTGENLLQILESRLDNVVYRAGLARTRRQARQLVTHGHLLVNNKKVDIPSYRVSQYDIIDVREKSLATLPFQIARETQGDRPIPGWLQVVGGRLRILVHQLPERAQIEVPLQEQLIVEYYSK; encoded by the coding sequence ATGGCACGTTATACCGGACCCATCACCCGCAAGTCGCGTCGTCTGCGCGTCGACCTCGTCGGAGGCGACCAGGCGTTCGAGCGGCGTCCTTACCCGCCGGGCCAGCACGGCCGCGCGCGCATCAAGGAGAGCGAGTACCTGCTCCAGCTGCAGGAGAAGCAGAAGGCTCGCTTCACCTACGGCGTCATGGAGAAGCAGTTCCGTCGCTACTACCAGGAGGCGGTCAACCGCCCCGGTAAGACCGGCGAGAACCTGCTCCAGATCCTGGAGTCGCGTCTCGACAACGTCGTGTACCGCGCAGGCCTCGCTCGCACCCGCCGCCAGGCGCGTCAGCTGGTCACGCACGGCCACCTTCTCGTGAACAACAAGAAGGTCGACATCCCCAGCTACCGCGTCTCGCAGTACGACATCATCGATGTCCGCGAGAAGTCGCTGGCGACCCTGCCGTTCCAGATCGCCCGTGAGACCCAGGGCGATCGCCCGATCCCGGGCTGGCTGCAGGTCGTCGGTGGACGCCTCCGCATCCTGGTGCACCAGCTCCCCGAGCGTGCGCAGATCGAGGTCCCGCTGCAGGAACAGCTGATCGTCGAGTACTACTCGAAGTAA